One genomic window of Chelonoidis abingdonii isolate Lonesome George chromosome 5, CheloAbing_2.0, whole genome shotgun sequence includes the following:
- the HELT gene encoding hairy and enhancer of split-related protein HELT, giving the protein MASKLKERKRTPVSHKVIEKRRRDRINRCLNELGKTVPMALAKQSSGKLEKAEILEMTVQYLRALHSADFPRGRDKAELLAEFANYFHYGYHECMKNLVHYLTTVERMETKDTKYARILAFLQSKARFVTEPIFTTLGSLPEPDFSYQLHPAPECPAHSPNESVFQQGSGGPFSWHGPARSPTIPYLPNAAMPLPNPGQQRNTFLSSVQGLDRHYFNLIGRSHPSTFSLPHGQHPPSVL; this is encoded by the exons ATGGCCTCTAAACTAAAGGAACGGAAA AGGACTCCAGTGTCTCACAAAGTGATTGAGAAAAGAAGGAGGGATCGGATCAATCGCTGCCTCAATGAATTGGGGAAGACCGTGCCAATGGCTTTGGCAAAGCAG AGCTCTGGGAAGTTAGAGAAAGCGGAGATCCTGGAAATGACTGTTCAGTATCTGCGAGCCTTGCATTCGGCAGATTTCCCCCGTGGCAGAGACAAGG CAGAGCTTCTAGCTGAGTTCGCCAACTATTTTCACTATGGATACCACGAGTGCATGAAGAATCTAGTCCATTacctgaccacagtggaacggaTGGAGACCAAAGACACCAAATATGCTCGGATCCTGGCTTTCCTGCAGTCCAAAGCTCGCTTTGTCACCGAACCTATCTTCACCACTCTGGGATCGCTCCCAGAACCGGACTTCTCCTACCAGCTTCACCCAGCTCCGGAGTGCCCGGCGCACAGTCCCAATGAGTCTGTGTTTCAGCAGGGATCCGGGGGTCCGTTTTCCTGGCATGGTCCTGCCAGAAGCCCCACCATCCCTTACCTTCCCAACGCAGCCATGCCCCTCCCTAACCCCGGGCAGCAACGCAACACTTTCTTGTCGTCAGTACAGGGTCTGGACAGACACTATTTCAACTTGATCGGCCGTTCCCACCCCAGCACCTTCAGCCTGCCCCACGGCCAGCATCCCCCCTCTGTGCTATAG